The sequence TTAACGGGAAGGAATCGAAGCCGAGCAGCAGTGTGAAAATCGGCGACGAAATTACAGTTCAATTCGGCCAGAAGCTCGTAACGGTTCGCGTGGAGAAGCTGGTCGAAACGACCCGCAAGGACGAAGCGGCCGGTATGTATACGCTGCTTCGCGAGGAGCCGATTGCCAAGAGCAACGGTCTTGATTGGTAAGAGATGATTTAACATTGTTATTCGAGCGTTTTCCTGCATCCTGCGGGGGGCGCTTTTTTTGTTAAGCCAGCTCCCGGTGATGTTCTAAAGTTTCCGTCCGCGCCATAGATTAGGAACTAGAAGGAGGGGTACATGCCATGATCGAACCTGGAAAAAACGTAAAGCAGCATGATTTGCATATGCGCAGCCGTAAGGCGGTGGATTTAACGGGCGTGCAAAATGTGGAGAGCTTTGACAGCGAGGAGTTTAAGCTGCAGACGGAGCTTGGAATTCTGGTCATTCGCGGAACCCATTTACATATCAAGAACCTCAGTCTGGAGAACGGGCTGTTGTCGGTGGAGGGCAACGTCCATTCCTTGATTTATCTTGATCCGGGGGCGAAGGCGAATAATAAAGGGCTGCTCGGCAAGCTGTTCAAATGAATCCGGCCGTCCAGTGGATCACGCTGCTGTACATGATCGTAGCCGGGGCGGCGATGGGACTAACCTTTGACGGCTACCGGGTACTGTCGCTGAAGCTGCGGTTTCCCGGATGGCTGAACGCGGTTCTCGATCTCCTCTATTGGCTGGCGTCCGCTCTCATCGTATTTCGTTTGCTGTACGCAGGTAACCAGGGGCAGCTGCGCTTTTATGCTTTTCTCGGATTATTCGTGGGTGTGTGGGCATATTTTTTAATCTTCAGTGTCACGGTGCAGAAATTTGTGGTAATGTTAATTCAGACGGTGGAATGGATATGGAAGCTGCTGATGAAGCTGCTGGGAATACTGATTGGAATGCCGCTGCTGTGGTTATGGAAGCTGGCGCTCGGAATTTTGCGTTTGCTTGGCCGTATCTTGGGCTTTGTGCTGAAGCTGCTGCTTCGGCTGACCAAGCCGCTCTGGATTTTTCCCGTCAGATGGTTGTCCCCGGCCTATCATCGGCTGCTGCGCAGCGCTCCATTTACCAAACTCGCCAATTTTATTGCCGCAAGAAGAAAACGCTGACCCTGAAACGGGAGGAACGCTTGCATGAACAGATTTTCCCCGGAAGAGAAACAGGCTGGCGGAGGGTCCGCTGCCGCGGGCGCAAAGAGAAGAAAGCTGATCTGGGTCGCCTTAATGGCGGTATTCTTTGGCTGGGCGGGATATATTTTCTTCGCTCAAAGCGCCTTGATTTCGGACAAGAGTAAGGAACTGGCCCGGAAGCAGGAGAGCAGCAAGCAAGTGAATAACTCGCTGAACCAACTGAAATACGAGGTGTCCCGTCTGAACGACAACGAATATATCGGACAGCTCGCCCGCAAATGGTTTAACATATACCCTAAAGGCGAAGTTCCGATCCGGACAGAGCAACCGAAGCAGTAAGCCGGCAAAAAGAGGCTTTTCACTCTGTTGCCTTGCTTTGCTCTTTACTGTATAATCAAATCACCGCAGACTGGATCTTGACATCTTTGTCTGTATATTTTTAAGGGAGGATCATTTTATTCTATGGCAATTGAAGTGGGCACCAAGTTAGAGGGCAAGGTGACAGGCATTACGCATTTCGGAGCGTTTGTAGATCTGTCAGGAGGTGTCACAGGTCTCGTTCACATCTCGGAAATCGCCGATAATTACGTCAAGGATGTCAACGATCATCTGAAGATTAATGATGTGGTAACTGTTAAGGTGATCAATGTCGACAAGGACGGCAAGATCGGACTTTCCATCAAGCAGGCTGTCGACAAGCCCGCATCGGAAGTTCGTCCGCCAAGAGCCCCAAGACCGGATCGTCCAAGCGGTGGAGACCGTTTCGGCGGCGGAGGCGGTGGCGGAGGCTACAATCGTGAACGGGGAGGGCGTCCATTCAAGCCTGCAGCCGGTAAACCTTCATTTGAGGATAAAATGTCACGCTTCCTTAAAGACAGCGAAGAACGTATCTCTTCTCTCAAGAAGAATACGGAGGGCAAGCGCGGCGGCCGTGGAGCCAAACGCGTATAACATCATACTACAACCGTTCAAATAACCGCAGGGGCCGAACCTTATGCGGTTTTTTTCTGTGTCTGCCCGGCCGCAGCCCCGGGTCAAGCCGCCGCAGTATTCCTCTCGAAGGGATGTTTTTTGCAGATTATTGAAAGCGCATCCTTGGCTTGCCCCGGTATATCTAATATTTTGTCGGGCCGATAGAAATTTGCGACAGCATCTTTAAGATTTCCGCTAAAGCCTGGAGCATTCGCTGACGAATCGAAACGGACTAATTGTGGAAAAAATTGGATGGTCAACCGGTTTACAGACCGCCGCGCAAGGGAATAAACGGTTTTGCGGCTGCTTGGGCGGGAGCCTTTTTTTGTCGGAAATTTCTTATGGCCAGCCCTCTTGTTCTGACAAACTTTCTACTTTGGCCGCGCTTATAATGAGTACCACAAGAAGAAACGGCTTCACCTCTTTCAAAGCTTATGCTTTTGAGGTCGGCGATAGACGTATCGTTTCAGGCAGCCGTTTCTCGCGGAAATATAAGGCCAATGATAAGAGCGCAGCTTATAACGGTCTTATGTTTTAAATTTAAACGGGTGGTGCTGATCATTATGGGTAAAAGCAATGTGGTGAATTTTCCGGAGTGGACAAGAGTGGAAGATGGCGCTGAGGAAGAGAAGGCACCATGGGGGGAGAGGTTCAAGGCTTGGGGAAAGCGTCAGCGTATTCTTCGTATGCTGGACACGAGAAAATGGGTGCTGCTGCTGAGCTGCATGGGTTTTCTGCTGGGAAGAGCGATGATATTGGACGAGCTGTCCCCGTTTGCCGCCGCTTTTTTCGCCATTATTGTTTTTATGCGCAAAGATTGCACCCTTCCGGTCGGAGCGGCGATTCTTGCGGGCAGCCTGTATACTCCGTTCCCCGGCGCACTCATTATTATGGCCGAACTCATCGTCTTTATTCTTCTCTATAAAGGGATGGAGGCCTTCCAACGAGTTGATCTGGCCTATGCGCCGGTTATGGTATTCGTCTCCTCTTTCATGGTCGGGCTGTTTCAGACGATTATCGGTCCAACGCTCTCCTGGTATCCGCTAATGATGACGACGCTGAACGCTCTGCTTTCTTTTGTGCTGACGCTCGTCTTTCTGCAGGCTCTGCCCGTGCTTGCCTATAAACAAAAAAGCCGCGTACTGCGAAATGAGGAGATCTTATGTCTTATCATTATGCTGGCTTCCATTATGACCGGTCTGGTAGGCTGGAAAGCGGGCGGCTTATCGCTGGAGCATATTCTGTCACGCTACCTGATCCTGCTGTTCGCCATGGCGGGCGGGGCCCCCCTGGGAGCGGCGGTGGGCGTCGTGTCGGGCCTGATTCTCAGTCTGGCCGATATCGGCGCGATCTATCAGATGAGTCTGCTCGCGTTCTCCGGCATGCTGGCGGGCATGCTACAGGGTGGGCGCAAAGGCGCGGTTGCTCTCGGCATGCTGCTCGGCTCAAGCATCCTGTCCGTCTATTTTAGCGGTCCGGGCGATATGATGACCTCTACTTGGGAGACCTGCGCGGCAGTGGTGATGTTCCTCGCAACCCCTCGCGGCATCATTAAAGCGATCGCCAAATATGTGCCCGGCACGACGGATCACAGCCGTACCCAGCATGAGTATGCGCGGAGGGTGCGCGACATTACCGCGGATCGGGTGACCCAGTTCTCCCAGGTATTCCGGCAGCTCTCCACCAGCTTCGGGCAGATTCCGTCCGCAGGCGA is a genomic window of Paenibacillus durus ATCC 35681 containing:
- the yabQ gene encoding spore cortex biosynthesis protein YabQ, with translation MNPAVQWITLLYMIVAGAAMGLTFDGYRVLSLKLRFPGWLNAVLDLLYWLASALIVFRLLYAGNQGQLRFYAFLGLFVGVWAYFLIFSVTVQKFVVMLIQTVEWIWKLLMKLLGILIGMPLLWLWKLALGILRLLGRILGFVLKLLLRLTKPLWIFPVRWLSPAYHRLLRSAPFTKLANFIAARRKR
- a CDS encoding RNA-binding S4 domain-containing protein, which codes for MRLDKFLKVSRLIKRRTVAKDVSEQGRVLINGKESKPSSSVKIGDEITVQFGQKLVTVRVEKLVETTRKDEAAGMYTLLREEPIAKSNGLDW
- a CDS encoding S1 domain-containing RNA-binding protein — protein: MAIEVGTKLEGKVTGITHFGAFVDLSGGVTGLVHISEIADNYVKDVNDHLKINDVVTVKVINVDKDGKIGLSIKQAVDKPASEVRPPRAPRPDRPSGGDRFGGGGGGGGYNRERGGRPFKPAAGKPSFEDKMSRFLKDSEERISSLKKNTEGKRGGRGAKRV
- a CDS encoding FtsB family cell division protein, which gives rise to MNRFSPEEKQAGGGSAAAGAKRRKLIWVALMAVFFGWAGYIFFAQSALISDKSKELARKQESSKQVNNSLNQLKYEVSRLNDNEYIGQLARKWFNIYPKGEVPIRTEQPKQ
- the yabP gene encoding sporulation protein YabP; this encodes MIEPGKNVKQHDLHMRSRKAVDLTGVQNVESFDSEEFKLQTELGILVIRGTHLHIKNLSLENGLLSVEGNVHSLIYLDPGAKANNKGLLGKLFK